The genomic region ATCACTAATGGCTTCGGTCATTTCTGGAGGTCCGCAAACATAAAACTGGCTGTCAAAATCCTTTATTTCTTTCTTTAAGAAATCCTCGTCCAAATAGGCTTTGGTATACTTGGTGTCCTCCTGGTCTGTGACCACATAGGTAGCATTGTCACCAAGCATCCTGTCAAGTTCATCTTTGAGAATAATATCCTTATCGGTCTTATTGGAAAATATGAGGTGATTGCCATCCAGCTTATTCTTCTTATTAAGTTCCCGAAGAATTGCGATATAAGGAGTAATCCCGGCGCCACCCGCGATAATATATCCGGGACCTTTATATTCTATTGCACCCCAGGTATCCCTTATGATCAATTCATCACCAGACTTTAACTTCCCTAACTGTTCCGTTACCCCGTCGTGATCTGGATAGATCTTGATCGTAAACTCCAATTCATCTGCATCTGCCAGGCTTGTAAAAGTGAAAGGCCTTTTTTCATCCTTCCAGTCTTCTTTATTAATAGACACCTCGGTAGCATGCCCGGGAGTATAACTATATCCTGAAGGTTTTTCAGTTACAAATTGTTTCACATCGTGAGTAACCTGCCCTATTGACTTGATCTTTACTTTTTCTTCCATGATTTTTATTTTTAAGGTAAAATTTTTCCACCTAAAAAGCAGCATGAAAGCTTCTTATAACCAGGTTTTTAACCTAATTTAAACAGAATCAAAGTCTATTTTAAGGAAGTTTAATATTTGATTCAGGCTTCATTGATCTCTTTCATGACCTCAGAAAATATTCTAAATGATTTTAACCTGTCCTCCTGATGGTATATATGGGAAGCCACAATAACTTCGTTCACCCCGGTTTTCTTTATAAAATCCTCAGTTCTTTCCTTCACCAGCTGCTTATCTCCAACGAATGAATACTGAAGCATTCGCTGCAAGGATGGATTGTCTCTTAATTGGATAAGATCTGGAGTCATATCTACAGGCTTTTGCAGGTAATCTAAATTTCCAGTCATCACCCCTAACATCATTTTAAGGGAGCTGGTAGAGATTTTATCTGCCTCTTCCTGTAAATCTGCAGCAATAACATTGATGCCAGCGATTGTATAAGGTTCATCCAGGTATTCTGAAGGCTGAAATTCGCGATAATAGATCTCCATCGCCTGGAATAACTGAGCAGGCGCAAAATGACTGGCAAAAACATAAGGCAATCCTTTTGCCGCAGCGACATGCGCACTATCTGTGCTGGATCCAAGTATATACATTGGTACTTCTACGCCTTCAGCCACTGTTGCTCTTACCTTAGTACTGGTATTCTCATTTTTAAAATATCGCTGAATATCATCAATTTCATGAGGAAATTTGAATACAGAGTTCATCCGGTCACTGCGTATCGCATGTGCGGTAACCTGGTCTGTTCCCGGCGCTCTCCCCAATCCCATATCTATCCTCCCTGGATAAAGAGAACCTAAAGTACCGAATTGCTCTGCGACGATAAGCGGAGAGTGATTTGGCAACATGATGCCTCCAGAACCGATTCTGATAGTATCGGTCTTTGAAGCGATATGACTCATAAGAACGGTAGTGGCTGAACTGGCAATACTCACCATATTATGATGTTCTGCCAGCCAGAATCTTTTGTATCCTAGCGACTCTGTCATTTGGGCAAGTTCAACGCTATTTTTAAAAACTGTATGATGTGGAATATCCTGACCTACCACAGCAAGTTCGAGGACTGAATATTCTATATTTTTGATTTTAGGCATATTATAAAATTTAAAAAGCCGGCATTCCTGCTGGCTTTCCATTGGTCTATATTTCAGGTAAACCTTACGCTATATCTAAAGTAAAAGTAAAAATGGAACCTTTACCTTTTTCGCTTTCTACGCTGATCTTCCCATTATGTCTTTTCATGATCTCATTGGCAAGGTATAGTCCTATTCCAAAACCTGAATAAGTATCCTCATTCTTGAAATCTATTCTATAAAATCTTTTAAAGATCTTTTTTAGGTTTTCCTTATCTATTCCTATTCCTGAATCTTTTACGCTTACCGCTACTTTATTCTTTGCGCTTTTCTGAATTTTAACTTCAATATCCTGATTCACGGGAGAATATTTGACGGCATTGGTTACCAGGTTTATCAAAACCTGACCTATCCTGTCTTTATCGGCATAAATATCACACTCAAATTCATTGGTGAGGATAATGTTATAATTCGTGTTGGTATAATTAATATCCTGAATGGTATCTGAAACAAGGTCATTGATACTGAACCTTTCTTTTTGCAAAACCAGCTTATTCTTCTCAATCCTGGATAAGTCGAGCATTTCAGAAATAAGCCTGGTTAAACGTACAATTTGCTGATCTATTCGTTTCAGGGAAGTCTCAAATGGCATGGAAGACAATGGTATATCATCTTTTTTCTTCAGCATACTAAGTAATAATTGAACATAACCTTTTATGGAGGTCACCGGCGTTTTCAATTCATGACTTACCAGTTTAAGGAAATCTTCTTTTCGTTTTTCCTCTGCTTTGATCTTTTGAATTTCAGTCGCGGTACAGATCCATACCTGTATATTGCCGTTTTCGTCAAAGATCGCTTCAGCCCTGTTCAAATGCCATTTATATTTTCCCTTCTTGTTCAGATAGCGAAGTTCCATTTCAAAATCACTCCCGGTTTGTAAAGAATATTGC from Gramella sp. MT6 harbors:
- a CDS encoding FAD-binding oxidoreductase; translation: MEEKVKIKSIGQVTHDVKQFVTEKPSGYSYTPGHATEVSINKEDWKDEKRPFTFTSLADADELEFTIKIYPDHDGVTEQLGKLKSGDELIIRDTWGAIEYKGPGYIIAGGAGITPYIAILRELNKKNKLDGNHLIFSNKTDKDIILKDELDRMLGDNATYVVTDQEDTKYTKAYLDEDFLKKEIKDFDSQFYVCGPPEMTEAISDILKKLGANPDSVQLDDQ
- a CDS encoding LLM class flavin-dependent oxidoreductase → MPKIKNIEYSVLELAVVGQDIPHHTVFKNSVELAQMTESLGYKRFWLAEHHNMVSIASSATTVLMSHIASKTDTIRIGSGGIMLPNHSPLIVAEQFGTLGSLYPGRIDMGLGRAPGTDQVTAHAIRSDRMNSVFKFPHEIDDIQRYFKNENTSTKVRATVAEGVEVPMYILGSSTDSAHVAAAKGLPYVFASHFAPAQLFQAMEIYYREFQPSEYLDEPYTIAGINVIAADLQEEADKISTSSLKMMLGVMTGNLDYLQKPVDMTPDLIQLRDNPSLQRMLQYSFVGDKQLVKERTEDFIKKTGVNEVIVASHIYHQEDRLKSFRIFSEVMKEINEA